The following proteins are co-located in the Enoplosus armatus isolate fEnoArm2 chromosome 10, fEnoArm2.hap1, whole genome shotgun sequence genome:
- the LOC139290916 gene encoding small integral membrane protein 32, translated as MRSRDFVFSSSPAELFAAHTKPVSPRGAMLRQILLNSTDTPDFDLVLMAQSSTHAPSSLNASHGGSVSVAALLRPTTGRGGGGLREGELHKPDLITYIVMCLLLFLLVLLIVFFINCQLRNSFFASMPYDRSLREARTSYK; from the exons ATGCGGAGCCGGGATTTTGTCTTTTCCAGCTCACCTGCGGAACTCTTCGCAGCGCACACCAAA CCGGTGAGCCCGCGGGGCGCCATGCTGAGGCAAATCCTCCTCAACTCCACCGACACCCCAGACTTCGACCTGGTGCTCATGGCCCAGTCCTCCACGCACGCCCCCTCCTCCCTGAACGCCTCCCACGGCGGCTCGGTGAGCGTTGCCGCTCTTCTGAGACCCACCACGGGGCGAGGGGGAGGGGGTCTCCGGGAGGGCGAGCTCCACAAACCGGACCTGATCACCTACATAGTCATGTGCCTACTGCTCTTCCTGTTGGTGCTGCTCATTGTGTTCTTCATCAACTGCCAGCTGCGGAACTCTTTCTTCGCCTCCATGCCATATGACAGGTCGCTGAGAGAGGCCCGGACCTCCTACAAGTAG